Proteins encoded together in one Chitinophaga sp. LS1 window:
- a CDS encoding sensor histidine kinase, whose translation MFKQFIGWKFLLVTAAVLIIVGTIWYVSSLARKIEDEETRKVATWVAANRELLQAPDEANLNLAAEIITNNTTIPVIITDREGHIIDSRNLDTVRMAHDPQYIEDELTTFRKQHRPFIMEIDTRSNLYNYIYYGDSLILKQVRYYPYIQLMVVALFVSIMLIALSSSNRAVQNLVWVGMAKETAHQLGTPLSSIEAWIELLKETDGNELMATELTKDVNRLKLITERFSKIGSVPQLEERDVIHQVSNMMQYIKKRAPQKVVFNMHTQENEMPAMISPSLFDWVIENLLKNALDAMEGKGSIDIFIESHPAHIIIDITDTGKGIPKANFEKVFKPGFSTKKRGWGLGLSLAKRIIDEYHKGRLTVKWSEIGKGTTFRIWLRK comes from the coding sequence ATGTTCAAACAGTTCATAGGCTGGAAATTCCTGCTGGTTACTGCGGCCGTACTCATCATCGTGGGTACGATCTGGTATGTAAGCAGCCTGGCACGCAAGATCGAAGATGAAGAAACCCGTAAGGTGGCTACATGGGTGGCGGCTAACAGAGAGTTGTTACAGGCTCCTGATGAGGCGAACCTAAACCTGGCTGCGGAAATCATTACCAACAATACGACTATTCCTGTGATCATCACTGACCGGGAAGGCCATATCATCGACTCCCGCAATCTCGACACGGTTCGTATGGCGCATGATCCGCAATATATTGAAGATGAACTGACTACATTCAGGAAGCAACACCGTCCATTTATTATGGAGATCGATACCCGGAGTAATCTTTATAACTACATTTATTATGGAGACTCCCTGATCCTCAAACAGGTTCGCTACTATCCATATATACAACTGATGGTGGTGGCCCTCTTTGTGAGTATCATGCTGATCGCCCTCTCCTCTTCTAACCGCGCCGTTCAGAACCTTGTATGGGTAGGGATGGCAAAAGAAACGGCACACCAGCTGGGTACTCCCCTCTCTTCTATAGAAGCGTGGATAGAATTGCTTAAGGAAACGGATGGGAATGAGCTGATGGCAACAGAGCTGACGAAAGATGTGAACCGCCTGAAACTAATCACTGAGCGATTTTCCAAGATCGGTAGTGTGCCGCAGCTGGAAGAGCGGGATGTGATCCACCAGGTGAGTAATATGATGCAGTATATTAAAAAGAGGGCGCCGCAAAAGGTGGTGTTTAACATGCATACGCAGGAAAATGAGATGCCGGCGATGATTTCGCCGTCGTTATTTGACTGGGTGATAGAGAATTTGTTGAAGAATGCGCTGGATGCGATGGAGGGTAAGGGTAGTATTGATATATTTATTGAGAGTCACCCGGCGCATATTATTATTGATATTACGGATACCGGGAAGGGGATTCCGAAGGCTAATTTTGAAAAGGTGTTTAAGCCGGGATTTAGTACAAAGAAGCGTGGCTGGGGGTTGGGGTTGTCACTGGCTAAGCGGATAATAGATGAGTATCATAAGGGGAGATTGACGGTGAAATGGTCAGAAATTGGTAAGGGGACGACGTTTAGGATTTGGTTGAGGAAATAA